Proteins from a genomic interval of Acomys russatus chromosome 19, mAcoRus1.1, whole genome shotgun sequence:
- the LOC127203204 gene encoding vomeronasal type-1 receptor 4-like: MLSQNETLQTTEEVAFQIILASQVGVGTVANILLFIHNFSPILTDSQLRPIQILLMNLAVANAFKLLLFADPDNLPDFGPRKLPSERVCKVGYFFHLLARSTNMCSTCALSTYQFVTLVPSRGRAMLRLRTSRVLGYSCYSCWLFSVSYNAYIPIKVNRPQSTHNNINSKRKWACSTSGFSVAMSFLRFAHDAVFISIMVWTSVSMVTLLKRHHERLQYIHTANQDHRGYGETRATHTILMLVVTFVSFYLLDCTCTSFHISFVDSRFLLRHIAKVLSSSFPTISPLLLILRDPKDPCSVLFSCWKSHPR; the protein is encoded by the coding sequence ATGTTGTCTCAGAATGAAACCCTGCAAACCACAGAGGAAGTGGCTTTTCAGATCATTTTGGCTTCCCAGGTTGGGGTTGGGACTGTGGCCAACATCCTTCTTTTTATCCATAATTTCTCTCCAATCTTGACTGACTCTCAACTGAGGCCCATACAGATACTTCTTATGAACTTAGCTGTGGCTAATGCCTTCAAACTCCTCCTTTTTGCGGATCCAGATAATTTGCCTGATTTTGGTCCAAGGAAGCTCCCAAGTGAGCGAGTGTGTAAAGTTGGATACTTCTTTCACCTGTTGGCTCGAAGTACAAACATGTGCTCCACCTGTGCTCTGAGCACCTACCAGTTTGTCACCCTGGTTCCTAGTAGGGGTAGGGCAATGCTGAGACTAAGGACCTCCAGGGTCCTGGGTTATTCTTGTTACAGTTGTTGGCTGTTCAGTGTTTCATATAATGCTTACATTCCAATCAAAGTCAATCGTCCACAAAGCACACACAATAACATTAATTCTAAAAGAAAGTGGGCCTGTTCAACCTCTGGTTTCAGTGTAGCCATGAGCTTCTTGCGTTTTGCTCATGATGCTGTGTTCATCAGCATCATGGTCTGGACAAGTGTCTCCATGGTGACTCTCCTGAAAAGACATCACGAGAGACTACAGTACATTCACACTGCCAACCAGGACCACAGAGGCTATGGTGAGACAAGAGCAACCCATACCATCCTGATGCTGGTGGTCACGTTTGTGAGCTTTTATCTTCTAGACTGTACATGCACTTcctttcacatttcttttgtgGACTCCCGTTTCTTGCTGAGACATATAGCTAAAGTTTTATCTTCAAGCTTCCCCACCATTTCTCCATTACTGTTGATCTTAAGGGATCCTAAGGATCCTTGTTCTGTGCTATTCAGCTGCTGGAAATCACACCCCAGGTGA